Proteins encoded within one genomic window of Halocatena marina:
- a CDS encoding HVO_2523 family zinc finger protein — protein MTEGGRPCPLCAEPMIHRHCKYVCPQHGVVYDCSDTFW, from the coding sequence ATGACCGAAGGGGGACGACCGTGTCCGCTCTGTGCAGAACCGATGATTCACCGTCACTGCAAATACGTCTGTCCACAGCACGGAGTCGTGTACGACTGCTCGGACACGTTTTGGTGA
- a CDS encoding DUF433 domain-containing protein codes for MTVIVHDDDIRSGDPRIQGTRITVFDVKQRVIDNGEDPHIVAGEYDISMTNLFYALAYYYEHRAALSEREREIDVARREGKQQTWEILERAENGAAETGRRAD; via the coding sequence ATGACAGTCATTGTCCACGATGATGATATCCGATCCGGCGATCCTCGCATTCAGGGGACCCGGATTACGGTTTTTGACGTCAAGCAGCGCGTCATTGACAATGGCGAGGACCCCCATATCGTCGCTGGTGAATATGATATATCAATGACGAATCTTTTCTACGCCCTTGCTTACTACTACGAGCACCGCGCTGCCCTCTCTGAACGTGAACGTGAGATCGATGTTGCTCGCCGAGAAGGTAAACAACAGACATGGGAGATCCTCGAACGAGCTGAGAACGGTGCTGCAGAAACCGGCAGACGGGCCGATTGA
- a CDS encoding DUF5830 family protein, producing the protein MSDDPIELGVQLLERLEHAELSLAETIDRLETITTHPATTRAILETAQARGIIERDGATVKPVGGRFLQFQSEVITKDGDFTCRRCGSQLSTGYFMRLEAGEHGPFGSTCIRKVTGRE; encoded by the coding sequence GTGAGCGACGATCCGATCGAGCTTGGCGTGCAGTTACTCGAACGGCTCGAACACGCCGAACTATCCTTAGCAGAAACCATCGATCGGTTAGAGACCATCACGACTCACCCCGCTACGACGCGAGCTATTCTCGAAACAGCTCAAGCACGCGGTATCATCGAACGCGATGGGGCAACGGTCAAACCCGTTGGTGGAAGATTTCTTCAATTTCAGAGTGAAGTCATCACGAAGGACGGTGATTTCACGTGCCGACGGTGTGGATCGCAGCTTTCAACCGGCTACTTCATGCGATTGGAGGCTGGAGAACACGGCCCGTTCGGTTCGACCTGTATCCGGAAGGTGACCGGACGAGAATAG
- a CDS encoding DUF5615 family PIN-like protein produces the protein MKILADTNVPEEYVSALRGDGHDVATLGPEATDDAITNYAEYEDYAILSTDVKYFGSREAKVPVFVAPQSMSGGDVRAAIARIEAIPFDPTQTDPLWLSVV, from the coding sequence ATGAAGATTCTTGCTGATACAAACGTACCGGAAGAATATGTCTCTGCACTTCGTGGTGATGGCCACGATGTGGCAACGCTCGGTCCAGAAGCCACCGACGACGCAATCACCAACTACGCTGAATACGAAGATTACGCTATCCTCTCAACCGATGTAAAATATTTCGGAAGTCGTGAAGCTAAGGTCCCTGTGTTCGTCGCTCCACAGTCCATGTCTGGAGGCGACGTTCGTGCAGCGATCGCCCGTATCGAAGCCATCCCATTTGATCCCACACAGACCGATCCTCTCTGGCTATCTGTC